CGGCGTCTCAAAAGCGGAGGCCGATGCGGATTACTCGCTCAGCAACGACGGTTCGCTTGAGGATTTACACGGTTCGATCGACGAATTGGTACAGAAGAAAGGTCTGATTTCATAATCGACCAGTTTGAAAATTTTGGAGGCCTATGAAGAAACAAATTATTGTCTCGGGTTCGCTGGCGTATGACAGGATTATGGACTTCCCCGGGAATTTCGCGGATCACATACTCCCCGATAAGATACACTCGATAAATGTGTGTTTCCAGGTTAACGGCATGCAGGAGAAGTTCGGCGGCACGGCGGGCAATATCGCGTACGGGCTCAAGATGATGGGTGAGAATCCGATAATCTCCGCGGCCATCGGCAGCGATTACCAGCATTACTTCGACTGGCTGCAAAAGAACGGCATATCGACCGGTAACATAAAGATTGTCGATGCCGAATTCACCGCCGGGGCTTACATCACCACCGATAAGGCCGACAACCAGATAACGGGATTCAATCCGGGCGCCATGAAGTGCTCTTCATCTCTTGATTTCGACCGGCTCGATGCTGCGAAGACGATGCTCATTGTCTCGCCGGGGAATCTCCTCGATATGGTGAATTACCCGCGCGCCTGTAAGAAGAAAGGCATCGATTACATATTCGACCCGGGACAGTCGCTGCCGGTGCTGGATGCTAAGGATCTGGTTGAGGTTGTAGACGGCTGCAGGGCGCTAATCTGCAATGACTATGAGATAGATTTGTTTATGAACAAGACCGGAATGGACGAAGGCGACCTGCGGGAGAAGGCCGGAGCCGTTATCGTAACCATGGGCGAGCTGGGTTCGCGGGT
This is a stretch of genomic DNA from Dehalococcoidia bacterium. It encodes these proteins:
- a CDS encoding carbohydrate kinase family protein; amino-acid sequence: MKKQIIVSGSLAYDRIMDFPGNFADHILPDKIHSINVCFQVNGMQEKFGGTAGNIAYGLKMMGENPIISAAIGSDYQHYFDWLQKNGISTGNIKIVDAEFTAGAYITTDKADNQITGFNPGAMKCSSSLDFDRLDAAKTMLIVSPGNLLDMVNYPRACKKKGIDYIFDPGQSLPVLDAKDLVEVVDGCRALICNDYEIDLFMNKTGMDEGDLREKAGAVIVTMGELGSRVYTPDGEVRIPAAGPKQVVDPTGAGDAYRSGFLCGLLRGMDVEKSARMGSACASFAVECYGTQSYSFTPEEFQKRLESCS